Proteins encoded together in one Synergistaceae bacterium window:
- a CDS encoding phosphodiester glycosidase family protein: protein MLPKIFDALGHTVPMEYFSEEDGAVTKAFATRLALEAMGWGFEISMYDQITMLPEWSDKDPLSEIAANMVPPVPKEIRSAFYEPFTEQDIAVLTDWLKQCSKSAAWKASFKSGDTELIIIKHGVGDPAGPVNGDIKKGVNEPMYAAVLVIDMEKVPCQIATAVMIGADKAPLGTIAAENYGVIGGINGGYFAGAKPIGVLRRQGYTDNARFWPKRSAFGWNDKGETIFIDGKEVADIEKDSRLDKYTEMLQAGPLLLKNGEIVDNTENIQDNVLSLRHPRTLVGTDGKHIMWAVVDGRDNMHSVGTTIDETRKFCRWLGMKTALNLDGGGSSSLWWRGMTFTKPSNSRDSERPIPYAVLMFEQGYGVRQ from the coding sequence TTGCTTCCAAAGATTTTCGATGCCCTGGGTCACACGGTGCCGATGGAGTATTTTTCCGAAGAAGACGGAGCAGTGACTAAGGCCTTTGCGACAAGGCTTGCCCTTGAGGCTATGGGCTGGGGCTTTGAGATTTCCATGTACGACCAGATAACGATGCTGCCCGAGTGGAGCGATAAAGACCCTCTCTCTGAGATCGCGGCCAACATGGTCCCGCCCGTGCCCAAAGAGATCCGTTCCGCTTTTTATGAGCCATTCACAGAGCAGGATATAGCTGTATTAACCGATTGGCTCAAGCAATGTTCAAAGAGCGCGGCATGGAAGGCATCGTTTAAATCCGGAGACACGGAACTTATAATAATAAAGCACGGCGTAGGTGATCCTGCAGGTCCAGTCAACGGCGATATCAAGAAAGGCGTCAACGAGCCTATGTATGCCGCTGTGCTTGTCATCGACATGGAGAAAGTCCCATGCCAGATCGCGACAGCGGTGATGATAGGGGCGGACAAGGCGCCGCTTGGGACTATAGCCGCAGAGAATTATGGGGTTATCGGCGGGATCAACGGCGGTTATTTTGCCGGAGCTAAGCCCATCGGCGTGCTCCGTCGTCAGGGCTACACCGACAACGCAAGGTTCTGGCCTAAGCGATCGGCATTTGGCTGGAACGATAAGGGAGAGACGATATTCATAGATGGAAAGGAAGTTGCGGATATAGAAAAAGACAGCCGGCTCGACAAATACACGGAGATGCTTCAGGCCGGGCCACTGTTGCTCAAGAACGGTGAAATCGTCGACAACACGGAAAATATACAGGATAATGTTCTCAGCCTGCGCCATCCGCGCACACTTGTCGGAACTGACGGCAAACATATCATGTGGGCCGTTGTTGACGGTCGTGATAATATGCACAGCGTGGGCACCACGATAGATGAGACACGCAAGTTCTGCCGATGGCTTGGGATGAAGACGGCACTGAACCTTGACGGCGGGGGGTCGAGTTCCTTGTGGTGGCGTGGCATGACGTTTACAAAGCCTAGCAACAGCCGGGATTCCGAACGTCCTATCCCGTATGCGGTCCTTATGTTTGAGCAGGGGTATGGAGTCAGGCAATAA